The genomic DNA CGTCAACCGGCGGCCACCGGGCCGCGGGTGACGAGCAGATGGAGGAAGCCGATGTCATCCACCCCGTCCGTGCGCCGCGCCACGCGACTTGCTCTGGTCTCCGCCGCCGCCGTCGGCGCGCTCGCGCTGCCCGGCGCGGTCGCGTTCGCCGACGGCAGTGCCAGCCCGTCGCCCGCCCGGGCGACACCCAGCTCCTCGCCGTCGGTGGCTCCGACCGCGGTGCCCAGCCCGGTGCCGTCCCGCTCGCCCGCCACGCAGGTCACCGCCGTGCCCAAGGGCGGTGCGCAGACCGGTGAGGGAGCGGCC from Kitasatospora terrestris includes the following:
- a CDS encoding sortase-dependent protein, whose protein sequence is MSSTPSVRRATRLALVSAAAVGALALPGAVAFADGSASPSPARATPSSSPSVAPTAVPSPVPSRSPATQVTAVPKGGAQTGEGAADGGSTVTLVVGTVLAAAGAAGIGLVVVRRRAGAQD